The Mucilaginibacter terrae region ACCAACCTTTTGAAAAAGCAAGGTATCGCCCGGTACAGCATTTATAGAAAACTCACCTATTAAGTTGCTGATAACTACCGAACGATGCTGTAAGTTGGTAATAGTAACCTGCGCAATGCGCTGCATAATTTTATTGTTATACGTAATGCCCTTTACAGGTATCAGGTCTTGAGCTACGGCAGGCTTAGCTACAAAGCATACTATCAAAGCAGCAAAACAAACCCATAAACGCATAATCAATAAATTCATCAGAATACAAATTTACGGTTTAAATGCTAAGGCTATGTGTTAAAAAAGGTTAAGCTTTGGAGTTAATAGGTAACTGATCAACTACTCGCCATTCAACCACTCATCAATTCACACAAAAATCTTATCTTTGCACATGATAAAATCAATGACAGGGTACGGAATTGCATCTCATGATTCGGGAAGCACCAAGTACACCGTTGAGATCAAATCGCTGAACAGCAAATTCCTTGAGCTGTCATTGCGTATCCCCAAAGCATTTTCTGAAAAAGAGTTTCAGCTGCGTACCGAGTGCAATAAGCAAATTGAACGCGGTAAAGTAAACCTGAGCATTAATGTTGAGCAAAGCGGTTCGACCGTAAAAGCGGCCGGTATTGATGCCAAATTATTAAAGCATTATTACGAGCAGCTTAAAGCTGTAAGTAACGAACTGGGCGAACCCACCAATAACTTAATGCAGTTAGCCCTGGGCTTACCCGAGGTGGTAAAATACACCGAAGACACCATAACTGATGAAGAATGGAAACTGGTTGAAGGTACTTTTAAACAAGCTTTAGCCAACTTTCAGCAGTTTAGAAGCGATGAAGGCAACGTGTTACAGCAAGAAGTAACCAACCGTATTGGTGTTATTTTAACCAACCTGGAGCAGGTTGAAATTGAAGACCCTAAACGCATCCCGTTAATACGCGAGCGTTTGAACCAATTTTTGGCCGATGCCGTTGGCGGCGATAACGTTGACCATAACCGTTTTGAGCAGGAACTTATTTATTACATAGATAAGCTTGACGTTACCGAAGAAAAAGTACGCCTTAAAACCCATTGCCTTTACTTTTTAGAAACCCTGCAAAGCCCCGATGCCAATGGTAAAAAACTGGGCTTTATATCACAGGAGATAGGCCGTGAAATAAACACCCTTGGCTCAAAAGCCAACGATGCCACCATGCAAAAATTAGTGGTAGGCATGAAAGAAGAACTCGAAAAAATTAAAGAACAATTGTTGAATGTATTATAGTTGAACGGTGATTGGTGAATAGTGAGTGGGCGTTTATCCTTTATAATAATTTGCCATTCATCATTCACTACTCACTAATCAGCCACTCACTAAGCCATGGGTAAACTGCTTATTTTCTCTGCACCGTCGGGAGCCGGTAAAACCACCATTGTACACCACCTGCTAACTAAATTTCCTGAGCTGGAATTTTCTATATCGGCAACCACCCGTGAGCGTCGCGGAGATGAGGTGCATGAGCAAGACTACTATTTTATAAGCAAAGAGGAATTTTTGCACCGTATTGCTAAAAAGCAATTTGTAGAGTTTGAAGAAGTGTATTCGGGAACTTTTTACGGCACATTACGTGAAGAAATTGAACGTATATGGAAAAAGGGTAAAACCGTAATATTTGATATTGATGTGGAGGGAGGCTTGCACCTAAAACGTAAATACCAGGAACAGGCGCTTGCTATCTTCGTTCAACCCCCATCATTAGAGGTTTTAAAGCAGCGTTTAACCGGACGAGGCACGGATAGCGAAGAAAAATTGAAGGAACGCTTTGCAAAAGCAGAAAAAGAGCTCAATTATGCACCAAAATTCGATATTATATTAAAGAATTTTGATTTAGAGACTGCTTGTAAAGAAGCAGAGCAATTAGTGGGTGATTTTTTAAACAAATAGCGGTCATTTTTTGTCCCAAAACAGCAAAAACCAGTATTTTATTACTAATTTAACTGCAATTTAAAGCTCAGAATAGCGGAATGAAGATAGGATTGCTGTTTGGATCGTTTAACCCCATTCATATCGGGCATTTAATTATTGCCAATTACATGGCCCACTACACCGACCTTGATAAGGTTTGGTTAGTGGTTACCCCGCAAAATCCGTTTAAAAAGTATGGCGGCTTAATAAACACTTACGACCGGCTTGAGATGGCGCGACTGGCAACCGACCATGCCGATAAGCTGGAAGTAAGCGATGTGGAAATTAAACTCCCGCAACCGTCATACACCATTGACACCCTTACCCATTTAAAGGAACAATACCCACAGCACGATTTTGTACTCATTATGGGATCTGATAATTTGGCCGGGCTACATAAATGGAAAAACTATAAACTCATACTACGCGACTACAAGGTGTTTGTATACCCCCGTCCCGGCTATGAAAATGCCGAGCTGGCTTCGCACCCATCGGTAACCATTACCATGACCCCTCAAATGGAGCTGTCGGCAACCTTTATTCGACAGGCCATTGCCGATAAAAAGAACGTGCAGTTTTTTTTACCCGAGGAAGTGCTGAAGTTTATAGAGAGTAAGAATCTGTACCGTTAATTTTTGGGGATAATGTGCGCCATTATGAAAACGTAGCAATCTCTGCGCACTGTCTGAATCAGAATTAACTTAATTAAAGAAATTTCAAAATTAATTCCCCCTATTCAGTCATGCTGAACTTGTTTCAGCACCTCATATGCTAAGTTCATTTACACCATTAACTGCTCCAACTCTTGGCTCCTGGTTCTTGTCTCTTGCATCTAAACCACTATCTTTACATCGTGAGCGAGAAAACCATCCTGAAACTACAATTGCCAACTGATCCGCGCTGGGTTACTAACGTGGTGGAAAGCAATATTGAAGAAATTTTAACCGACCATGCTTTTTGCGAGCAAAAAGCGGCCAGCAATGCCATTACGCTTATTGTGCAAAACCCCAACCTGAGCGATCTGG contains the following coding sequences:
- a CDS encoding YicC/YloC family endoribonuclease, with product MTGYGIASHDSGSTKYTVEIKSLNSKFLELSLRIPKAFSEKEFQLRTECNKQIERGKVNLSINVEQSGSTVKAAGIDAKLLKHYYEQLKAVSNELGEPTNNLMQLALGLPEVVKYTEDTITDEEWKLVEGTFKQALANFQQFRSDEGNVLQQEVTNRIGVILTNLEQVEIEDPKRIPLIRERLNQFLADAVGGDNVDHNRFEQELIYYIDKLDVTEEKVRLKTHCLYFLETLQSPDANGKKLGFISQEIGREINTLGSKANDATMQKLVVGMKEELEKIKEQLLNVL
- the gmk gene encoding guanylate kinase yields the protein MGKLLIFSAPSGAGKTTIVHHLLTKFPELEFSISATTRERRGDEVHEQDYYFISKEEFLHRIAKKQFVEFEEVYSGTFYGTLREEIERIWKKGKTVIFDIDVEGGLHLKRKYQEQALAIFVQPPSLEVLKQRLTGRGTDSEEKLKERFAKAEKELNYAPKFDIILKNFDLETACKEAEQLVGDFLNK
- the nadD gene encoding nicotinate (nicotinamide) nucleotide adenylyltransferase, whose translation is MKIGLLFGSFNPIHIGHLIIANYMAHYTDLDKVWLVVTPQNPFKKYGGLINTYDRLEMARLATDHADKLEVSDVEIKLPQPSYTIDTLTHLKEQYPQHDFVLIMGSDNLAGLHKWKNYKLILRDYKVFVYPRPGYENAELASHPSVTITMTPQMELSATFIRQAIADKKNVQFFLPEEVLKFIESKNLYR